The DNA segment AAGCCCAGCGCGCGGCGGTACAGCAGGGCCAGCGCCCCAGCCATCAGAATGCCGGAAATGGCGGTGCTGACCCCGAAACCCAGCAGGCCCAGCGGCGGCACCAGCAGGCGGTACAGCCCAACCTCCAGCACGAAGCCCACGGCGCTGACGCTCACGGCCTCCATCGTGCGCTCACGGGCGTAGAAGGTCCTCAGCAGCAGGGTCACGATGGCCCAGGGAACGAGGGCCAGCGCCCAGCCGGTCAGGATGCCGCTGCCTGCCTCGAAACGGGTCAGGGAGTAGTCCGCGCGCAGGTTGAACAGGCTGACGGCGTAGGGGGCCAGCGTGACCAGCAACGCACTGATCGGGGCCGCCAGAAAGGTGGTGGTGCGGATGCCCTGCACAGTCAGTGCCTTGAAGGCAGGCCAGTCGCGGGCGGCGGCATGTTCGGAAAATCGGGGAAACAGCGCCAGTGCGGGCGAGACCACGAACAGGCCGTTTGCCATCGTGAACAGCGCCTCGGCGTTGCCGTACCCGGTCTGCGTGCCCTGCGGAAACTGCGAAGCGTTGGTCAGCAGCCGCGTCACGTACAGGTTCAGAAACTGCCGCGCCCCGGCGGTCAGGGTGAATGGGGCCATCTGCTTCAGCACCCGCAACAGCGCCGGATTGGGTTTCAAGTTGGGCGTGGGCAACAGCCCGAAACGGTTCAGCGAGGGCAGTTGCACCACCAGTTGCGCCACCCCACCGATCAGCCAGCCAAAGGCCAGCCAGGTGGCGGTGTTGGGCAGCAGCAGCAGCGCCACGATGCTGGCGATGTTGAAGGCCACCGGGGCGAAACTGCTCTCGCGGAAATGTTCGTCGGCGTTCAGCAGACCCATTGCCACGGCGGACAGGCTGATCAGCATCAGAAAGGGCATGACCAGTTGCGTCATGTACACAGCCACGGCGCGGTCGATGTTGGCATCCGCCGCTGTCAGCAGACCCACGATCCACGGCGCGGCCAGGATGCCCACCGCCATCAGGATCAGGTTGACCGCGATCAACACGCCGCTGAAGGTCTGGGCCAGTTTTTTGCGCTCTGCAGTGTCCAGCGATTTGTAAACGGGGATAAAGGAGTTGACCAGCGCGCCCTCGGCCAGCAGTTCGCGCAGCAGATTGGGCACCTTGACGGCCACGTTGAAGGCATCGGTCAATGTGTCGCCGAACAGGTTGATGATCTGCTGGCGCACGATGCCCGACAGCCTCGAACCCAGCGTGCCCGCCATGACGATCAGGGTATTGGCACGCAGGGACTTGCGGGGCAGTGGGGCGGGGTTGGCGGGGCCTTGCTTGGATTCACGGGGATCGGGGGCGGCGGGCGGGACGGTCACGCGGTCAACTGTAGTGGATTGGGCTGCGGGATGTGAGGAAACAGACAGCCGGGGGCGCAACGCGGTCTTCTGGCCGCTGGCTGAAAGTGCGGCCACCAAGCAGGCTGTCACCTCCAACAGATTGGAAGGGCGTCCGGGCAACACCCGTGAAAAGGTCTTTGCTTTTCCCTTTCTCTTCACCAACGAAGAGCCAGAAAAAACCCTCTCCGTGGGGAAAGGGCCAGCGGAGTGATCTTGCGCGTGTGACGACTACACCTCCTTCGTTACCCGCGCCACCCCATCCGCCCCAACCCGTAACCGCGCCTCCCCGAACGTCGCATCCAGCGTCAGCCCTTCCAGATACGCGCGCAGGTGGGCAGGCAACTCCGCCACCGTGAACGGGGTGCGCGGCGCGGCCACCAGACGGTAAACCCCAGACTCATCGGGCACACGGTCATATACATAGGCTCCCCGGCGCTGGGGCGGCGTCAGGTGTTCGTCAAAGCCGCCTGCCGGGGCGTTGGGCGGCTCGGTTTCCGGGCGGGTGTCGATCCAGACGTGCAGGGCCTCCAATAGTTCCTCGGAGGCCAGGGCCGCGTCCGGCACCCCACCCTCGTCGCCCGCCGCCATGAACTGGGCGACGTGGCCATGAGTGTCGGCGGCGAACCAGTCGAACTCCACGCCGCGCAGCTCCTCACGGGTGATGACCGTATGCGGCGCACTCTCCCCCACCCTACT comes from the Deinococcus sp. AJ005 genome and includes:
- the murJ gene encoding murein biosynthesis integral membrane protein MurJ translates to MAGTLGSRLSGIVRQQIINLFGDTLTDAFNVAVKVPNLLRELLAEGALVNSFIPVYKSLDTAERKKLAQTFSGVLIAVNLILMAVGILAAPWIVGLLTAADANIDRAVAVYMTQLVMPFLMLISLSAVAMGLLNADEHFRESSFAPVAFNIASIVALLLLPNTATWLAFGWLIGGVAQLVVQLPSLNRFGLLPTPNLKPNPALLRVLKQMAPFTLTAGARQFLNLYVTRLLTNASQFPQGTQTGYGNAEALFTMANGLFVVSPALALFPRFSEHAAARDWPAFKALTVQGIRTTTFLAAPISALLVTLAPYAVSLFNLRADYSLTRFEAGSGILTGWALALVPWAIVTLLLRTFYARERTMEAVSVSAVGFVLEVGLYRLLVPPLGLLGFGVSTAISGILMAGALALLYRRALGFPGREITVHLARVLPLSVIAGLVAWLALRFVPFIPAPGSIVAGLIGLSVAGGAGLVAYLLGALALRMPEMGGLVRRLRR